The following proteins are encoded in a genomic region of Synechococcus sp. ROS8604:
- a CDS encoding TPM domain-containing protein: protein MLLVASPAQAIDNPELLPDHPTPVIDLARAFSDNQLKELETSLDAFEERSGWKLRVLTQYEKTPGLAVKEFWGLDERSLLIVGDPRGGNLLNFNVGDAFFALMPRTWWVELQTRYGNQYYVRDNGEDGSLLATIGAVELCLDRGGCQFVPGLPQEQWLLTLATSVLGGLIAGFAAYPRKEGERIAWAWVLLLSPLWVMLFGVFGIAPVVTRTSDLLPLVRNGMGFVGGMVGAYLIAQATVGRKLAEESED, encoded by the coding sequence ATGCTCCTGGTCGCAAGCCCGGCCCAGGCAATCGATAACCCAGAGCTATTACCCGACCATCCAACACCGGTGATTGACCTGGCTCGGGCCTTTAGTGACAACCAACTCAAAGAACTGGAAACATCGCTGGATGCTTTTGAAGAACGAAGTGGCTGGAAACTGCGTGTTCTCACCCAATATGAAAAAACACCTGGACTCGCTGTTAAAGAATTTTGGGGGCTTGATGAACGAAGTTTGTTGATTGTCGGAGATCCCCGTGGTGGAAATCTGCTCAATTTCAACGTGGGCGATGCTTTTTTTGCCTTGATGCCCCGCACCTGGTGGGTGGAACTCCAAACGCGCTACGGCAATCAGTATTACGTCCGAGACAATGGTGAGGACGGTTCGCTCTTGGCGACGATCGGAGCGGTAGAACTTTGCCTGGATCGAGGTGGTTGTCAGTTTGTTCCAGGCTTGCCCCAGGAACAATGGCTCCTAACCCTGGCTACATCCGTTCTCGGTGGATTAATCGCCGGTTTTGCTGCCTATCCAAGGAAGGAAGGTGAACGGATCGCCTGGGCTTGGGTGCTTCTGTTATCTCCTCTTTGGGTGATGTTATTTGGTGTGTTTGGAATAGCACCGGTTGTCACACGCACCAGCGATCTCCTTCCGCTTGTGCGAAACGGCATGGGATTCGTTGGTGGCATGGTGGGCGCTTATCTGATCGCCCAAGCAACGGTTGGTCGGAAATTAGCCGAAGAGTCTGAGGATTAA
- a CDS encoding glycoside hydrolase family 104 protein: protein MTFLAKNVCRLLPAALASVVTLLVSSQSAQAAVAALPTLQSSRSGLITSTEESQTSALPYIITPERRALLNTIRFAEGTWKNGHDVGYRVMFGGSLMGSMDRHPDRVIYSSRYASAAAGAYQFMPFTWDLVKRSLGVRGFGPEVQDQGALFLVQRRKALRLTDVGVMTPLLAAKLAPEWASFPTLRGSSYYGQPVKRFANLQSFYKVNLSQLRQIRDQRQQALSGKSGSKGLQAPECTGPKILCGMP, encoded by the coding sequence ATGACTTTCCTTGCGAAAAACGTCTGTCGTCTCCTTCCAGCGGCTCTCGCAAGTGTGGTCACATTGTTGGTGTCGTCTCAGTCAGCTCAAGCTGCTGTTGCTGCACTGCCCACGCTTCAAAGCTCACGTTCGGGACTGATTACTTCCACTGAAGAGTCTCAAACGAGTGCTCTGCCCTATATCATCACCCCAGAGCGTCGCGCCCTTCTTAATACGATCAGGTTCGCTGAAGGAACTTGGAAAAACGGACACGACGTGGGTTATCGCGTCATGTTTGGCGGCAGTCTGATGGGCTCGATGGATCGCCATCCCGATCGCGTCATTTATTCTTCTCGCTACGCGAGTGCTGCGGCCGGTGCCTATCAGTTCATGCCCTTCACATGGGACCTGGTCAAGCGCAGTTTGGGGGTTAGAGGGTTTGGACCTGAAGTCCAAGACCAGGGCGCCCTGTTTCTCGTCCAAAGACGAAAAGCCTTACGCCTCACTGATGTTGGTGTGATGACTCCCTTGCTGGCGGCCAAGTTGGCCCCTGAGTGGGCTTCGTTCCCAACCCTTCGTGGCAGCAGCTACTACGGCCAGCCTGTGAAGCGTTTCGCCAATCTTCAATCGTTTTACAAGGTCAATCTGAGTCAACTTCGTCAGATCAGAGATCAGCGTCAGCAAGCTCTTAGCGGAAAGTCGGGTAGCAAAGGACTCCAAGCCCCCGAGTGCACCGGTCCAAAGATTCTTTGTGGCATGCCCTGA
- a CDS encoding TIGR04168 family protein, whose product MRLAIAGDLHGDWTCHDEQLLDQLRPDALLFVGDLSDGDLRLVKAITRLKLPCAVILGNHDRGRDRSGERLRQQISMLGDLDCSWKMRNWSSPAVAIVGARPCSSGGGFHLSEAVQSVFGPVTEQESVDRIVQAATDAPDTWPLVLLAHSGPTGLGSDASSICGRDWKHPHIDWGDRDLAIAVETMRRRRGADLVVFGHMHHSLRGGKGERLTFHRDRYGTAYVNAACVPRSGSDEAGQTLIHFTWVEFEGRHLSLVSHRWFHPNGTLAYEQTLLRQPSESASSC is encoded by the coding sequence TTGCGCCTCGCCATAGCCGGTGACCTTCATGGTGATTGGACCTGTCATGACGAGCAGCTGCTCGATCAGCTGCGTCCTGATGCCCTGTTGTTCGTAGGCGATTTGAGTGATGGTGATTTGCGCTTAGTGAAGGCGATCACCCGCTTGAAGCTTCCCTGCGCCGTGATTCTTGGCAATCACGATCGCGGCAGAGACCGCAGCGGAGAACGGCTGCGTCAGCAGATTTCCATGTTGGGAGATCTCGATTGCTCCTGGAAGATGCGCAATTGGTCGTCTCCAGCCGTCGCCATTGTGGGCGCTCGTCCATGTAGTTCAGGAGGTGGTTTTCACCTTTCGGAAGCTGTTCAGAGCGTTTTCGGACCTGTTACGGAGCAAGAGTCGGTCGATCGCATCGTCCAAGCGGCGACTGACGCACCCGACACTTGGCCCTTGGTGCTCTTAGCCCATAGCGGTCCAACCGGTCTTGGATCTGATGCGTCCAGCATCTGTGGTCGGGATTGGAAGCATCCCCACATTGATTGGGGTGATCGCGATCTTGCGATCGCTGTTGAAACCATGCGCCGTCGTCGTGGTGCTGATCTTGTTGTGTTCGGGCACATGCACCACAGCCTTCGTGGTGGGAAGGGTGAACGTTTGACGTTCCATCGCGATCGCTATGGCACCGCCTATGTCAATGCCGCTTGCGTTCCACGTTCTGGATCAGACGAAGCAGGACAGACCTTGATTCATTTCACCTGGGTTGAATTTGAGGGGCGTCATCTCAGCCTTGTGAGTCATCGCTGGTTCCATCCCAATGGAACGCTTGCCTACGAGCAAACGTTGTTGCGGCAACCCAGTGAAAGCGCATCGTCATGCTGA
- the nadA gene encoding quinolinate synthase NadA — protein MSDTPDDFVSAIHKLRKDRNAIILAHYYQEPEIQDIADFIGDSLELSRKAASTDADVIVFCGVHFMAETAKILSPEKIVILPDIEAGCSLADDCPAEEFKAFRADHPEHFVVSYINCTAAVKAQSDLICTSSNAVDLVNQLPTDIPILFAPDQNLGRWVQRQSGRELTLWQGRCIVHETFSEEALLKLKLKYPDGEVIAHPECMENLLDLADFIGSTSKLLSHAQTSNASTFIVLTEPGIMHQMQKMVPNKQFIDVPGLDGCSCNTCPYMRLNTLEKLWKCLDTLEPKIEMDEDIRIKALAPIQRMLEMSK, from the coding sequence ATGAGCGACACACCCGATGACTTCGTCAGCGCCATCCACAAACTACGGAAGGATCGCAACGCCATCATTTTGGCGCACTATTACCAGGAACCTGAAATACAAGATATTGCTGATTTCATTGGTGATTCATTAGAGCTTTCACGCAAAGCGGCAAGCACGGATGCAGATGTGATTGTGTTCTGTGGAGTGCATTTCATGGCAGAGACTGCAAAAATATTGAGTCCAGAAAAAATTGTGATCTTGCCTGATATCGAAGCTGGATGCTCACTTGCCGATGATTGTCCTGCCGAGGAATTCAAAGCATTTAGAGCTGATCATCCTGAGCATTTTGTTGTCAGTTATATAAACTGTACTGCAGCCGTAAAAGCCCAAAGCGACTTAATTTGCACCAGCAGCAATGCTGTTGATCTTGTTAATCAACTTCCAACAGACATCCCAATTTTGTTTGCTCCTGATCAAAATCTTGGTCGATGGGTCCAGCGGCAGAGTGGACGCGAACTTACTTTATGGCAGGGTCGCTGCATTGTTCATGAGACATTTAGCGAAGAGGCTTTATTGAAACTGAAGCTTAAATATCCAGATGGTGAGGTGATCGCACACCCAGAGTGCATGGAAAATCTCCTGGATCTTGCCGATTTCATCGGCTCAACAAGCAAACTTCTGTCCCATGCACAGACGAGCAATGCATCAACCTTCATTGTGTTAACAGAGCCCGGAATCATGCATCAAATGCAGAAAATGGTACCAAATAAGCAATTCATTGATGTTCCTGGTCTCGATGGATGTAGCTGCAATACATGTCCCTACATGCGCTTGAACACGCTCGAAAAACTATGGAAGTGCTTGGATACACTCGAACCAAAAATTGAGATGGATGAAGACATAAGAATCAAGGCCTTAGCTCCCATTCAGCGCATGCTTGAAATGAGCAAGTGA
- a CDS encoding ligase-associated DNA damage response exonuclease, with the protein MPVLQRHKQGLYCPAADAWIDPSWPVERALITHAHADHARAGSREYWAIGQSAGVLRQRLGQDIKLHSVTYGEEFTLGQATLSFHSAGHVLGSAQIRVEVEGEVWLVTGDYKRCHDPSCEPFESVKCDVMITESTFGLPIYRWESGQDVAKNIHAWWTAANERPSLLFCYAFGKAQRVLAELKAIGVEDEVLLHGAVQTITKHYQEAGVDMVQTRPVSELDRKDPLKGRLIIAPPSAYRSAWMRRFKEPQTAFASGWMTVRGARRRKGYERGFVLSDHADWNGLLKTIKESEAKQVYVTHGQDDVVAKYLREIEGIKADPLKSLS; encoded by the coding sequence ATGCCAGTGCTTCAACGTCACAAACAGGGCTTGTATTGCCCAGCAGCTGATGCATGGATTGATCCAAGCTGGCCAGTAGAAAGAGCATTGATTACCCATGCTCATGCAGATCATGCCCGAGCAGGGAGTCGAGAATATTGGGCGATTGGTCAATCAGCAGGTGTGCTGCGACAACGTCTCGGCCAAGACATCAAACTCCACTCCGTCACCTATGGAGAAGAATTCACACTTGGTCAAGCAACACTTTCCTTTCATAGTGCGGGTCATGTCTTAGGAAGTGCTCAGATTCGCGTTGAGGTGGAGGGAGAAGTTTGGCTTGTGACGGGTGACTACAAACGTTGTCATGATCCAAGTTGCGAACCCTTTGAAAGTGTTAAATGCGACGTGATGATCACTGAATCAACGTTCGGATTGCCGATCTATCGGTGGGAGTCAGGTCAAGACGTCGCAAAAAACATCCATGCCTGGTGGACTGCGGCTAACGAACGTCCATCGTTGTTGTTTTGCTATGCCTTTGGTAAGGCTCAAAGGGTGCTGGCAGAACTCAAAGCAATCGGTGTAGAGGATGAAGTGCTGCTGCATGGAGCCGTTCAAACAATTACGAAGCACTACCAAGAAGCGGGAGTCGACATGGTTCAAACGCGACCAGTGAGTGAGCTCGACCGTAAAGATCCTCTGAAGGGAAGACTGATCATCGCTCCACCCTCGGCCTATCGCTCGGCATGGATGCGACGATTTAAGGAGCCGCAAACGGCTTTCGCATCAGGATGGATGACCGTGAGGGGAGCTCGCCGAAGAAAGGGATATGAACGGGGATTTGTTTTAAGTGATCATGCTGATTGGAATGGATTATTGAAAACAATTAAAGAAAGTGAAGCCAAACAAGTGTATGTCACGCATGGACAAGATGATGTTGTCGCAAAATACTTGCGAGAGATAGAAGGAATCAAAGCCGATCCTCTTAAAAGTTTGAGCTAA
- a CDS encoding ATP-dependent DNA ligase, which translates to MKGTSLRQFGDLITKLDQCNGTNKKIEIIAGFIKDIDPKDGCWTISLLIGNRQRRLITGRKLRDILQTRTKMPSWLFDDCFAHVGDSAETISLLWPQIKDEIANTSPKFCSNSDFVPLQIDHNKPLHWWMEQVLPKIKDLPDRQQNDVMIILWQKTPEKGHYLINKLITGGFRIGVSKGIVVKSIAQAYELNESIIIERLMQTIEVTREWFEQLTKPQELKQGDRGAIPYPFYLASPVQLNKIKETAVDDWRLEYKWDGIRGQLIRRETGSYLWSRGEELINSAFPEIIKMADKLPIGTVLDGEIICWREGEGKPMTFGSLQKRLGRKTVSKSLLSEYPAKFLAYDLLEFNMIDLRSNELSNRVSMLCMLTKQLKNEALMISESKDIHSWNQLDELRQQAGQEGAEGLMIKKLNSPYLSGRKKGSWWKYKHEPMTLDAVLIYAQAGTGKRANLFTDYTFALWDKSEKRGEARKLVTFAKAYSGLDNNEILALDRWIRTHTKDRFGPTRVVEEKQVFEIAFEGVLESKRHKCGLAVRFPRIHRWRTDKSINDADCIERAHAFCRKD; encoded by the coding sequence ATGAAAGGAACTAGCTTAAGACAATTTGGCGACCTTATTACAAAATTAGATCAATGCAATGGAACCAATAAAAAAATTGAAATTATTGCAGGTTTCATTAAAGATATTGATCCAAAAGATGGTTGCTGGACGATTAGCTTATTAATAGGTAATCGGCAAAGAAGACTGATTACTGGCAGGAAACTCAGAGACATCCTACAAACAAGAACAAAGATGCCATCATGGTTATTTGATGATTGCTTTGCACATGTAGGTGATTCTGCAGAAACAATAAGCTTACTTTGGCCTCAAATAAAGGATGAAATTGCAAATACCTCTCCAAAATTCTGTAGCAATAGCGATTTTGTACCACTACAGATAGACCACAACAAACCACTTCATTGGTGGATGGAACAAGTCCTACCGAAGATAAAAGATTTACCTGATAGGCAGCAAAATGATGTGATGATTATACTGTGGCAAAAAACCCCAGAGAAAGGTCATTATTTGATCAATAAACTGATTACAGGTGGATTTAGGATTGGGGTATCAAAGGGAATTGTCGTCAAAAGCATTGCACAAGCTTATGAACTGAATGAAAGCATCATTATTGAACGACTCATGCAAACAATTGAAGTGACAAGAGAATGGTTCGAGCAACTCACAAAACCACAGGAATTAAAGCAAGGTGATCGTGGAGCCATCCCTTATCCATTTTATCTCGCAAGTCCAGTTCAACTCAATAAAATAAAAGAGACTGCGGTTGATGATTGGAGGTTAGAATATAAATGGGATGGAATACGTGGTCAATTGATCCGTAGAGAAACAGGATCATATCTATGGAGTAGAGGTGAAGAGTTAATCAACTCCGCTTTTCCTGAAATAATCAAAATGGCTGACAAGTTACCAATAGGCACGGTGTTGGATGGAGAAATCATTTGTTGGAGAGAGGGTGAAGGTAAACCAATGACTTTTGGCTCATTACAGAAACGTCTTGGCAGGAAGACGGTGAGCAAATCACTTCTTAGTGAATACCCCGCTAAATTTCTTGCTTATGATCTTCTAGAATTCAACATGATTGATTTAAGAAGTAATGAACTAAGCAACAGAGTAAGCATGCTATGTATGTTAACCAAACAACTCAAAAATGAAGCATTAATGATTAGCGAAAGCAAAGACATTCATAGCTGGAATCAATTGGATGAACTCAGACAGCAAGCTGGACAGGAAGGGGCAGAGGGGCTAATGATTAAGAAGCTTAATTCGCCCTATTTATCTGGCCGAAAGAAAGGTAGTTGGTGGAAATATAAACATGAGCCAATGACACTGGATGCTGTATTGATCTATGCCCAGGCTGGTACAGGAAAACGTGCAAACCTATTCACAGACTATACGTTTGCATTGTGGGATAAATCCGAAAAAAGGGGAGAAGCGCGGAAATTAGTTACCTTTGCTAAAGCATATTCTGGTCTTGATAATAACGAGATATTAGCACTAGATCGATGGATTCGAACTCATACAAAAGACCGGTTTGGACCTACACGAGTCGTGGAAGAAAAACAAGTCTTTGAAATTGCATTTGAAGGGGTATTGGAATCGAAGCGACATAAATGTGGACTAGCTGTACGATTTCCTCGAATCCATCGATGGCGAACTGATAAATCAATTAACGATGCTGACTGCATTGAGAGAGCTCATGCTTTTTGTAGAAAAGATTAG
- a CDS encoding ligase-associated DNA damage response DEXH box helicase, whose translation MVSLKPVEAWFAQQGWKPALFQRQTWNASLKGASGLIQVPTGSGKTYAAVLGPVAKMLAEKTSKRGVRLLYITPLRALSRDLAVSIQLPISEMNWPIRVGTRNGDTTSAERSKQLRNPPEILITTPESLSVLIGNSNVLDLFKNLETVVLDEWHELMGSKRGSQTELCLSWLRTLNPSLQTWALSATVGNPDEAAKHALGLHERCIHINSAKPRSTTIRSIIPDTIDGFPWAGHLGLRMYEELVAKLDPGRSTLLFTNTRNQSERWHQCLRFACPEMEGLLALHHSAIDRAEREAIEENMKDGRLKWVVCTSSLDLGIDFQPVEQIVQIGSPKNIARLLQRAGRSAHTPGGTSDVLFMPTNALELLELSALRRGLQNNIIEHRKSPEKPLDVLLQHLTTLACGPGLKSTETLEAIRKTATFASLTDDEWKWCLLFLEKGGVCLNAYPRYRKIEWDAENHHYIINNQSIARLHKLNIGTITSAPSVRVKFSRGSYLGHVEEYFISQLKPKDVFFFAGRQLELIRFKDMTAYVKATKRKSNTVPAWVGGQMSLSDLLTTQLREELGQASKFILDTPELQALKPLIERQMELSVVPNKNELLIETCLTREGQHLFVYPFEGRFVHEGLGFLWASRLATKQRSTITVSINDYGFELLAPRHYPLECLLEENLEYLLEDSDLEKDLENALNLSELCKRRFRSIAQISGLMVQGYPGKNKTSGQLQISSSLLWDVFNRHEPNNLLLLQARREVLQDQLEMPRLVKALSRMRTGNIVHSRIPRPGPLAFPLLVERLRSRLSNESIVDRVSRMQQDALKHEY comes from the coding sequence ATGGTGTCCCTTAAACCAGTCGAAGCGTGGTTTGCACAGCAAGGTTGGAAACCGGCCTTGTTTCAAAGACAAACTTGGAACGCATCTCTTAAGGGAGCTAGTGGCCTGATACAAGTCCCTACTGGATCAGGAAAAACATACGCAGCAGTGCTCGGACCCGTAGCAAAGATGCTCGCAGAGAAGACCTCTAAGAGGGGGGTTCGGCTGTTGTACATCACTCCATTAAGGGCTTTAAGCCGCGATTTGGCAGTATCTATTCAATTACCAATTTCAGAAATGAATTGGCCTATACGTGTAGGAACTAGAAATGGAGATACCACAAGTGCAGAAAGAAGTAAGCAATTAAGAAACCCACCCGAAATTCTAATAACAACCCCTGAATCACTGAGTGTATTGATCGGAAATTCAAATGTTTTGGATCTATTCAAAAATCTTGAAACAGTGGTTCTGGACGAATGGCATGAACTCATGGGTAGTAAACGAGGAAGTCAAACTGAGTTGTGCCTAAGCTGGCTAAGAACACTGAATCCATCATTACAAACATGGGCTTTAAGCGCAACAGTTGGGAATCCTGATGAGGCAGCTAAACATGCATTAGGTTTACATGAAAGATGCATTCATATCAATAGTGCCAAGCCTCGTTCAACCACAATTCGAAGCATTATCCCGGACACAATTGATGGGTTTCCATGGGCAGGTCATCTTGGACTCCGTATGTATGAAGAATTAGTTGCCAAACTAGATCCAGGAAGAAGTACCCTATTATTTACCAATACACGCAATCAATCTGAACGCTGGCATCAATGCCTGCGCTTTGCTTGTCCTGAAATGGAGGGTTTATTGGCTCTTCATCACAGTGCAATCGATCGAGCAGAGAGAGAAGCCATTGAAGAGAATATGAAAGATGGACGATTAAAATGGGTTGTCTGTACAAGTTCGTTGGATTTAGGTATTGATTTTCAACCAGTAGAACAAATTGTTCAAATTGGAAGTCCTAAAAATATTGCTCGTTTACTACAACGTGCTGGTCGTTCTGCTCATACTCCTGGTGGTACCTCAGACGTACTATTCATGCCTACAAATGCCCTAGAACTCCTTGAACTAAGTGCATTAAGACGTGGACTACAAAACAATATTATTGAACACAGAAAATCTCCAGAGAAACCACTCGATGTCTTACTTCAACACCTTACAACCTTGGCTTGTGGTCCAGGTTTAAAGTCCACAGAGACCTTAGAAGCCATTCGTAAGACAGCAACATTTGCAAGCCTTACCGATGATGAATGGAAATGGTGCCTATTGTTTCTCGAAAAAGGAGGGGTCTGTTTAAATGCATATCCTCGCTATCGGAAAATAGAATGGGATGCTGAAAATCATCATTATATTATTAACAATCAATCCATTGCACGTCTACATAAACTAAATATCGGAACAATCACCTCTGCCCCATCAGTACGTGTAAAATTTAGTAGGGGTTCATATTTAGGACATGTTGAAGAATATTTCATCAGCCAATTAAAACCCAAGGATGTGTTCTTTTTTGCAGGACGTCAATTAGAACTCATAAGGTTCAAAGATATGACAGCCTATGTAAAAGCTACTAAACGCAAGAGCAACACCGTGCCTGCTTGGGTGGGAGGACAAATGTCTTTATCAGATTTATTGACGACCCAACTGAGAGAGGAGCTAGGGCAAGCTTCTAAATTTATTTTAGATACTCCAGAATTACAAGCTCTAAAACCACTGATTGAACGGCAAATGGAATTATCAGTTGTTCCGAATAAAAATGAACTATTAATAGAAACATGCCTTACGAGAGAGGGTCAACATTTATTCGTCTATCCATTTGAGGGACGCTTTGTACATGAAGGTCTCGGATTTTTATGGGCTTCAAGGCTCGCAACTAAACAGAGATCAACAATCACCGTGTCAATCAATGACTATGGATTTGAGTTGTTGGCACCACGCCATTATCCGTTGGAGTGTTTACTAGAGGAAAATCTTGAATATCTACTTGAAGATAGTGATTTAGAAAAAGATTTAGAAAATGCGTTGAACTTATCAGAATTATGTAAAAGACGGTTTCGTAGCATTGCTCAAATTTCTGGACTAATGGTACAAGGGTATCCAGGAAAAAACAAAACGAGTGGTCAGTTACAAATTAGTAGTTCTCTTCTGTGGGATGTATTTAATAGGCATGAACCAAATAACTTGTTGCTATTGCAAGCTAGACGTGAAGTCCTTCAAGATCAACTTGAAATGCCGAGGTTAGTAAAGGCGTTATCGCGAATGCGCACCGGGAACATTGTTCATAGCCGCATACCAAGACCGGGTCCTTTAGCATTTCCACTCCTGGTTGAACGCTTAAGATCTAGGTTAAGCAATGAAAGTATTGTCGATAGAGTTTCCAGGATGCAACAAGATGCATTAAAGCATGAATACTGA
- a CDS encoding DUF427 domain-containing protein, whose protein sequence is MINGAVSVIVGNETIAEGSRYIRICETFHPPTIYLHQSAFKSGTLHQTSGPASYCEWKGVASYWSLSKTDGSDRRVRAAWSYPNPTERYAMLADSISLYPQRVDACFLEGEAVKPQPGTFYGGWITSWTIGPFKGDPNHPELI, encoded by the coding sequence ATGATCAATGGTGCTGTTTCAGTCATTGTTGGAAATGAAACGATAGCCGAGGGTTCACGCTACATTCGAATCTGTGAAACGTTCCATCCACCTACCATTTATCTTCATCAGAGTGCATTTAAAAGCGGCACTCTTCATCAGACCTCGGGACCAGCATCCTATTGTGAATGGAAAGGGGTAGCAAGCTATTGGTCCCTAAGCAAAACAGATGGGAGTGATCGCAGAGTGCGAGCTGCCTGGAGTTATCCAAACCCAACGGAACGTTATGCAATGCTGGCGGATTCGATTAGTCTTTACCCTCAGAGAGTTGATGCATGCTTTCTAGAAGGTGAGGCGGTAAAACCACAACCAGGGACCTTTTATGGTGGGTGGATTACGAGCTGGACCATTGGTCCATTTAAAGGGGACCCTAATCATCCAGAATTAATCTAA
- a CDS encoding PAP/fibrillin family protein yields MNCQEELVERLELNPKDPTIPLLIKDIEALAKVDLSTDVALLRGVWELRWSSSTQPWLKQARWLENLQILDPVQQKGLNVLRLTGPLGFLAGIAVEAELSVNGLNQVGVKFKKGGWLGPTFGNGWRPTLLTAINQTFPAWLDITALNDSMRICRGNAGTCFVLLRRKDMSVEDWIR; encoded by the coding sequence ATGAATTGCCAAGAAGAGCTCGTTGAACGCCTTGAATTAAATCCTAAGGACCCAACCATACCCTTATTGATTAAGGATATTGAGGCATTAGCAAAAGTTGATCTATCAACCGACGTAGCCTTATTGAGAGGTGTATGGGAATTGAGATGGAGTAGTTCAACACAACCATGGCTTAAGCAGGCGCGGTGGCTAGAAAATCTACAGATCCTTGACCCAGTCCAACAGAAAGGTTTGAACGTGCTCCGTTTAACCGGTCCCCTTGGATTCTTGGCAGGTATTGCGGTTGAAGCCGAACTATCCGTTAATGGATTGAATCAGGTTGGTGTGAAATTCAAAAAAGGGGGATGGTTAGGCCCCACTTTTGGTAATGGATGGAGACCAACATTACTAACCGCCATAAACCAAACATTTCCTGCCTGGCTTGACATTACGGCACTTAACGACTCAATGCGAATATGTCGTGGAAATGCTGGAACATGCTTTGTTTTGCTGAGAAGAAAAGACATGTCTGTTGAAGATTGGATTCGTTAG
- a CDS encoding tetratricopeptide repeat protein, whose translation MKLSSTFLTIVISLTILLTSPFATNADSNLDLGLDKLRTGDYTGAINAFTDKIKSNPYDATAYDYRGVSKAKRGDFSGSIIDYTSALELDPQNNSTLSNRGIAKARVGDLEGAINDLAMVISLDPENGQAFFNHGVAMEMSGDLNTACADWDKAGKLGDESAIIFARKNCD comes from the coding sequence ATGAAATTGAGTTCTACCTTTCTTACCATTGTAATCAGTTTGACGATCTTACTTACATCTCCTTTTGCTACTAATGCTGATTCAAACTTAGACCTTGGATTAGACAAACTTCGGACTGGAGATTACACAGGTGCGATCAATGCATTTACTGATAAAATAAAGTCTAACCCTTATGATGCCACTGCCTATGATTATCGTGGGGTTTCAAAAGCAAAAAGAGGAGATTTTAGTGGGTCCATCATTGACTATACAAGTGCGCTAGAACTAGATCCCCAAAACAACTCTACTCTTTCTAATCGAGGGATTGCCAAAGCAAGAGTTGGCGATCTTGAGGGAGCGATCAATGACTTGGCAATGGTCATTTCTCTTGATCCAGAGAATGGACAAGCCTTTTTCAATCATGGAGTTGCAATGGAAATGTCTGGTGATTTAAATACAGCATGCGCAGATTGGGACAAAGCAGGTAAGCTTGGTGATGAATCCGCAATAATATTTGCAAGAAAAAACTGCGACTAA
- a CDS encoding SemiSWEET family sugar transporter encodes MAADVFGYIAATLTTVSFFPQALKTLKSRDTRAISLRMYLLFTAGVAFWSLYGWLVNDGPVLIANLITLVPAVIVLGLKLSSFRK; translated from the coding sequence ATGGCAGCTGACGTCTTTGGATATATAGCGGCAACGCTTACAACAGTTAGCTTCTTCCCTCAGGCACTCAAGACCCTTAAAAGTAGGGATACTCGCGCCATTTCACTACGGATGTACCTGCTGTTTACAGCAGGAGTGGCTTTTTGGTCACTGTATGGTTGGTTGGTGAACGATGGACCTGTACTCATCGCCAACCTGATCACTTTAGTACCAGCAGTCATTGTTCTTGGTCTTAAACTTTCAAGCTTCAGAAAATAA